A single window of Anopheles moucheti chromosome 2, idAnoMoucSN_F20_07, whole genome shotgun sequence DNA harbors:
- the LOC128308774 gene encoding muscle-specific protein 20 — translation MALERQVRAKIAGKRDLEKDKEAQYWIEEVLGEKFPAGVLYEDALRDGLILCKLINKLEPGAVSKINTSGGQFKMMENINLFQQAIKKYGVPDLDVFQTVDLYEKKDIAQVTSTIFALGRACYKHPQFQGPFLGPKPADECKRNFTDEQLNAGQAIIGLQAGTNKGATQAGQNIGAGRKIILGK, via the exons ATGGCTTTGGAGCGTCAAGTTCGTGCTAAG aTCGCCGGCAAGCGTGACCTGGAGAAGGATAAGGAAGCTCAGTACTGGATCGAGGAGGTGCTCGGTGAGAAGTTCCCGGCCGGTGTCCTGTACGAGGACGCCCTCCGCGATGGGCTGATCCTGTGCAAGCTGATCAACAAGCTGGAACCGGGCGCGGTCTCGAAGATCAACACATCGGGCGGACAGTTCAAGATGATGGAGAACATCAATCTGTTCCAGCAGGCGATCAAGAAGTACGGCGTGCCCGATCTGGACGTGTTCCAAACGGTCGACTTGTACGAGAAGAAAGACATCGCGCAGGTTACCAGCACAATCTTCGCCCTGGGACGAGCG TGCTACAAGCATCCACAGTTCCAGGGACCATTCCTCGGACCAAAGCCGGCGGATGAGTGCAAGCGCAACTTCACGGACGAACAGCTGAACGCGGGGCAGGCCATCATCGGGTTGCAGGCGGGCACGAACAAGGGTGCGACCCAGGCTGGCCAGAATATTGGCGCCGGTCGTAAAATTATTCTCGGCAAGTAA